The following proteins are encoded in a genomic region of Molothrus aeneus isolate 106 chromosome 12, BPBGC_Maene_1.0, whole genome shotgun sequence:
- the ARL8B gene encoding ADP-ribosylation factor-like protein 8B translates to MLALLSRLLDWFRSLFWKEEMELTLVGLQYSGKTTFVNVIASGQFSEDMIPTVGFNMRKVTKGNVTIKIWDIGGQPRFRSMWERYCRGVNAIVYMVDAADRDKIEASRNELHNLLDKPQLQGIPVLVLGNKRDLPNALDEKQLIEKMNLAAIQDREICCYSISCKEKDNIDITLQWLIQHSKSRRS, encoded by the exons ATGCTGGCGCTGCTGTCCCGGCTGCTCGACTGGTTCCGCTCGCTCTTCTggaaggaggagatggagctgaCCCTGGTGGGGCTGCAGTACTCGGGCAAGACCACCTTCGTCAACGTCATCGCG tcagGTCAATTCAGTGAAGATATGATTCCTACTGTGGGCTTCAACATGAGGAAAGTTACAAAGGGTAATGTTACAATAAAG ATTTGGGATATAGGAGGGCAGCCCCGATTCCGGAGCATGTGGGAGCGATATTGCAGAGGAGTTAATGCTATTGT CTACATGGTAGATGCTGCAGATCGTGACAAAATAGAAGCCTCTCGGAATGAGCTGCACAATCTTCTAGATAAGCCCCAGTTACAAGGAATCCCT GTTCTAGTACTTGGAAATAAGAGAGACCTTCCTAATGCTTTGGATGAGAAACAGCTAATTGAAAAGAT GAATCTTGCTGCTATTCAGGACAGAGAAATCTGCTGCTACTcaatttcttgcaaagagaaagatAATATAG ATATCACGCTTCAGTGGCTTATTCAGCATTCAAAATCTAGAAGAAGCTGA